A region of Oryzias latipes chromosome 18, ASM223467v1 DNA encodes the following proteins:
- the LOC101156549 gene encoding leukotriene B4 receptor 1, producing the protein MASTGNISVSLQPPSRSMSTSALVGVAILSLAFLLGFPGNLFVVWSVLCRVKKRSVTCLLVLNLAMADAFVLLSAPLFLRYLAGGRGWEFGTVACKLVHYLSSVNMYVSIYLICLMSMDRWLAVSRPFMSHRMRTKRSLLVLLLGVWVLAFLLSLPMPFYRSNVKKPMGNGTILYYCIPYHWRSVPHQVFQYLFETIMGCIVPFSLISSCYSSVICRLKSAMFQIKGKGSRLILLILSAFVVFWLPYHIINIIEVAGLLQNSESVIKAAKTARPNVIAFAYFSSAINPILYVFAGSSHIRLAGFSFMGKLFEATNSESRSTSIFSRGRNSSSPDEMSVLHSVSVKLGKPFKSKSKGRSSSVAGKEDNEPELKTLATVEQCE; encoded by the exons ATGGCATCCACCGGAAACATCAGCGTTTCTTTGCAGCCGCCCTCCAGATCCATGAGCACCTCTGCCCTGGTCGGGGTCGCCATCCTGTCTCTGGCATTTCTGCTGGGCTTTCCTGGGAACTTGTTTGTGGTTTGGTCGGTGCTCTGCCGGGTGAAGAAGCGCTCGGTGACGTGTCTGTTGGTGCTGAACCTGGCGATGGCAGACGCCTTCGTCCTGCTGAGCGCCCCTCTTTTCCTCAGATACCTGGCTGGAGGAAGGGGCTGGGAGTTTGGCACCGTGGCGTGCAAGCTGGTGCATTACCTGTCAAGTGTGAACATGTACGTGTCCATTTACCTGATCTGTCTGATGAGCATGGACCGCTGGCTGGCTGTCTCGAGGCCTTTCATGTCTCATAGAATGAGGACCAAGCGCTCGCTCCTGGTTCTCCTGCTGGGAGTTTGGGTGTTAGCGTTCCTGCTGTCACTGCCGATGCCCTTTTACCGCAG TAATGTGAAGAAACCGATGGGGAACGGCACCATTCTGTACTATTGCATACCCTATCACTGGAGGAGTGTCCCTCACCAGGTTTTCCAGTACCTGTTTGAGACCATCATGGGCTGCATTGTGCCCTTTTCGCTCATCAGTAGCTGTTACTCGTCGGTCATATGCCGCCTGAAGAGCGCCATGTTCCAGATCAAAGGGAAGGGCAGCCGCCTCATCTTGCTCATCCTCtcagcttttgttgttttctggctGCCTTATCACATCATCAACATCATTGAG GTGGCCGGCCTCCTGCAGAACAGTGAGTCAGTGATCAAAGCTGCTAAGACAGCACGGCCCAATGTTATAGCCTTCGCATACTTCAGCAGTGCCATCAACCCCATCCTTTACGTCTTCGCTGGGAGCTCCCACATTCGCCTGGCTGGGTTTAGTTTCATGGGCAAACTTTTCGAAGCAACCAACTCTGAGAGCAGAAGCACGTCCATCTTCAGCCGTGGTCGCAACAGCTCCTCTCCAGATGAGATGTCTGTCCTGCACTCGGTGTCGGTTAAACTTGGGAAGCCTTTTAAGAGCAAGAGCAAGGGGAGGAGTAGCAGTGTGGCGGGCAAAGAGGACAACGAGCCGGAGCTGAAGACGCTGGCCACTGTTGAACAGTGTGAATAA